A region of the Thermogemmatispora onikobensis genome:
CCGATGGCGAGTGAGATGGGGCGGCAGCGCTTAAAAGAGCGGCTGCGCGAAGTACGCACTGAGCTGATTCTCAATGTAGCGGAGGAAGTTTTCGAGGAGCGAGGCTATCACGAGACGACGATGGATGAGATAGCGGCCCGCTGTGGGGTCGCCAAGGGCACGCTCTATCAACACTTTCCTGGTGGCAAAGACGAACTGATCACCGCGCTTTTTGAGCGCCACCTGGAGCAGTTTGCCCGCGCCGTCGCTCAGGCCCAAGGCGCTGCCAGCACAGCGCGTGGCAGGCTCAGGCGCATTCTGGAGTACGTCTATCTGGAACGCAGCGGCCTGCACGCGCGTCTCTTACAGCTGCTCACCTATGGCGGAGACCTTCGTCAGACGCTCAAAGAGCGTCTTGGTCCCCGCCTGGAACAGATCAGCGCCGCTATTCGTACCTTGCTGGAGCAAGGTCAGCGCGGTGGCGAGTTCCGTGGCACGCTCTCGACCGAGCTGCTGCTACAGACATTTATGCACCTGCTACTCTTCAACAAGTACCAGT
Encoded here:
- a CDS encoding TetR/AcrR family transcriptional regulator, with the protein product MASEMGRQRLKERLREVRTELILNVAEEVFEERGYHETTMDEIAARCGVAKGTLYQHFPGGKDELITALFERHLEQFARAVAQAQGAASTARGRLRRILEYVYLERSGLHARLLQLLTYGGDLRQTLKERLGPRLEQISAAIRTLLEQGQRGGEFRGTLSTELLLQTFMHLLLFNKYQSVLEREQLSPESLVEQVAQIFFDGIASDTSAEERI